TATTGACGATGTAATGATTACCGGCGGTAAGGCTATTATCGCAACCGATATGACTAACGAATTTGGTGAATACGAAATCCCATGCTTGAACTCCGGTACATACAGTATCGACTTCGTCTTATCTGGTTACTATGATGCCGGTGATATTGTTACAATATCAGAAGGTTCTACAACAACCCTTGATATGGTCATGCATATGCCTGCGGTTTACAGCGGTACGGTTACCGATTTCTATGCTGCTCCGCTTGGAGACGTTCATGTCTGGGCTGAGGTACCAACTGTAGTTGGATCATTCAGCAATGGAATGAATTCTAAGGAAGATGGACAATCAAAGGTTCCCGCTATGTCATTATCAATGAAAGCTGACGGCAAATTAGATATTGCCGGTCAACTATTTGGTAAAGACAATAGCAGGGATGTCGGTAAAACACAGCCTACTCCATACACAGGCAATATCAAAGAGGTCTATTCGAATGGTTATCAGCCGCCGTTAGCGGATGCTGAATACTGTGAGATAATTACGACCAACGATCAATACTATGTTGGCGGCGGCTGGTTTACTGGCGGCGAATCATACGCCGTATTCCAGGATCCTGCTGATTGCGAACTCGATCCTACCTATCCGTATCTGGTTACCGGTATGAAGTTCGCTATGAGGCTCGACCCGGTTGCGACCGAAAATCAGTGGTTGAAATACTATGCAATTGTAGTTGATGCTGATATGACTACGCCAACTTGTCCGGTTCCGACTGATGATATTCTTTATATGGGCGCGCTTGATTCAACCGAGTTTGCTCCGGGCGATTTCTTCTGGATGTCATCTCCTGCAGCTGCTGTTGTTAATGGCCCGTATTTCATGGGTGTTTATTTCCCTGATGCTCAAACCAACTTCCAACTGCCTCTTGAGAATGCACTCAGCGCTTACTGTCTGAGCTACAACGATTATGGTGGTGGTTGGGTTGATTTCGCCGCGGCAGCTTGGAATCTTAACTTAAGCAACCTGTGGCGTTCTGAAGGCTACAGCACCAGCATCGACAATATCGTAACTGAAACATGGACTGCTGGCGATGGAACATACTCTCTGAATCTCACACCTGGTAATTACGTAATACATTACGATACTACCGGCTGGGATTCTCAGATAACTGATCCGTTTGCCGCTGGCCTTGACGATGTATTTACTAATGATGTTGTCATGCGCCGTCCTGGTTCACTCAGCGGTAATGTTACTGAAGACGCTATTCCGCTTGAGAACGTTCATGTTGTTGTTGATGACGGTTCGCGCGCTGTTATCGGTGAAGATTACACCGATGAATTCGGCGACTACTCAATTCCGGGCATTTACGATGGCGACTACACTATCACGTTTGCGCTGGAAGATTACGATTCTATAATCGTAGCCAGCCAGCATATCAATGATGGTGAAGACCTTGTTATGAACCAATTGATGGAAAAATCAGGATATGCCTATCTGCCTGGCGATGCGAACATGTACAACGGTTTGTGGAAACCAGGTTTCATTGGTGCGGATGTTATTTACTTAGTTGGCTACTTCACAGGTACCGAAACCTCGCTGCCATGCTTACTTGATGGTTTCTGGGCTTCGGCTGATGCTAACGGTGACTGCACAATACTTGGTGGTGATGTAATAAGAATGGTTCAATACTTCAGAGGCGCTGAAGTTGTAATCGAATACTGTCCCGATTACATCCCGCTCTGGCTCACTCCTGAGGATGCTCCAGAGACAGCTCCTGACGGTTGGCCAAACTGCGATACTCCGCCAGTATTGATGGGTACTAAGGTTGTACCATCTGGTTCTACTAAATAAACATTGAAATCTTCATGGCTGTTCGTTTTTGCGAACAGCCATGCGGCTAACGGAGTTTATTAGCAGAAAGCTAAAACACACAAGGAAGTCGGAATAACCGACTTCCTTGTTTTTTTGCTGAAACACCTCGATTCGCTTTCGTAACCTTATTTAATCCCGACTTTGACAGTTAACGCATAATTTGATAAACAGTTTTGTTGATATACAACAAGTTAGAGCGATGAATATCCAGTATTTGTTGTGTATGTGTCACGGGTCGGGTTAAAATGTACCACTCAGTGGTTAAAAATAGCCCTTGTAAATAGGGCTATCAATCTCTTTTCTTAGTTATTTCTTATTTTGTTTTATAATATCATCCTTTTTTAATTTTAATAATATCTTCTTTCTTCCTTGACGTTTGATGCTGTCTTTAAAACGATAACTTTCACCATTCATCTCTAATATATGCACCCTGTGAATCAAACGGTCTAGTAAAGTGCCGGCGAGTCTTTCGCTGCCCAACACTTCGGTCCACTGATCAAACGGCAGATTGGTGGTTGCTATCACACTGCCGCGTTCATAACGTTCCGCAAAGAATTCGAATAAAAGTTCGGCGCCAGTCTTTGAGAACGGCACATAACCGAACTCATCAACTATAATCAAGTCCTGGCGAGACAGCCGCTTTTTGAGCCGGAGCAGAACTCTATCATCTCGAGCTTCTAAAAGCGCTGTCACCAATCCGGCGGCGGTGAAGAATTTTACCTTGAA
This genomic window from Candidatus Zixiibacteriota bacterium contains:
- the istB gene encoding IS21-like element helper ATPase IstB, producing MSNGNVSVLLSHNLKALKLPVFLSEYQKVAAQCAKEKTDSAGFLMQLSELELIERERKGTERRIKQAGFPIIKTLDSFDFMAIPSLNKRLVLELTACEYIKKRENILAVGNSGTGKSHIAAALGLSACREGFKVKFFTAAGLVTALLEARDDRVLLRLKKRLSRQDLIIVDEFGYVPFSKTGAELLFEFFAERYERGSVIATTNLPFDQWTEVLGSERLAGTLLDRLIHRVHILEMNGESYRFKDSIKRQGRKKILLKLKKDDIIKQNKK